The Paenibacillus amylolyticus genome contains the following window.
CATAGACCAGTGCCCGCGCCATAAAGCCTGCATCGACCGCAGCCATCTCCTGATGACTGGCCATCGCATCCTCCATCAGTTGCTGGGTATCCGCATAGAACGTATTGTTCAACGTATTGGTCATCAACATCTGTATATATTGTTCCTCCACCAATCGCTCATAGGCTCCGTAGCCCCCTGATTACGTGTCGTTGGCTGAGGTTGATTGAATAATTGTTTCGCTCTGCTCATCCCTCATGACCTCCCGGTGTGAGTCTATTTACTGTTCACTCATAATAAAATGTTCCGAGGAAAAAGGTGGGAAGGTATAATACCCGCTCTACCGCTGAGCTACACCGCCATGAACGGCGGCGATTGGATTCGAACCAACGACCTGGTCGATTAACAGTCGAAGTAACCCTCCCTGGCGCCTCGGAACCTTGATCCACAGTGCTTGTTGCTGCCCCGCTTCACAACCTCATTATGCCTCACACGTCTGCACGCGAACATGGCGAAAGTATGACGACGACTGAATTTCTGTAATGGAGTCAACCTTTATAAGTTTAAAATGAAACCTGACACTCTTCCTGCTACAATAAAGGGATATCGTACATGGAAAGTTCAACAATGTTCCTGTACCGCAGAATTGCTCTGGCAACATCGTCGTGCATTATATTCGCCTGACTCCAGGCCACCAAGGAGTGAATCTCATGGCTAAAGAGAGTTTTGACAAAGAAATTCAGTTCTTACGCATGTTATCCCTGACAAGTGGTGCATATACCCGCAAACAGTATGCCGAACGGCTTGGCATATCCGTACATACCTTTGATAAAACCAATCGCAGGTTAAAAGAAATCATGCAGAGCGTCACGGACCAGCGTTCAGGTACCGAAGCAAGCCGGGAAATGGCTGATCTTGTCCGCTTCCAGTATGGAGAATCCGCTGAGCCCATGCTGCTCTTCCTCTTCCGCGCCAAGTCGATGAAAGAGACCGAAGTTCAGCGTCTTTCCGTCCTTTTGCATACCCTACAAAATACAGCCCTCACCGCGATGGAACTGCTGGACGCTTGCTGTGCTGATCTGCCGGAAGATCTGGCGTTACCTGATGAGAAAACCATTCGCTCGGATCTGAAATATCTGGAAGAGGTTGGCGTTATTCGGAAAGAACCCGGTGGCAGACCGTATCGATATGCTTTGGAACAAGATGTCCTTACCGAATTAACCGTGGATGAACAGCTGGAGTTGTATGATTTTGTGGATATGATGGCGAATACCCAGGTTCCTTCCGTGCAGGGGTATTTATTGCGGGACAGTCTGAAGAAAGCCATTATAGCAAGTTATCCGCAAGACGAAGCTACCGAGCCCTATATCTATAAGTATCACTACTATTCTCGTATCCTGGACGAAGCTCATCTCTACACGCTGCTTAGTGCGATTCGTCAGCGCAAACGTGTGCAGTTCCTATATTATTCGCCGAAAAAACCATCCAGCTACAGTTCACAGAATACGAATCCACGCTTCGAAAGGGAAACAGGCGGACGATCCAACCGGATCGTGCCTCTTGAAGTGGTCTATGACCATCAGTATGGTCGTTGGTATGTCATTGGATTTCAGGGCCGCCGGGGCTTTGTGAAATTCCGCATGGAAGGTATCACTCAGTTGGAGGAACAGGATTCTGTAGATGAGGAATACATGGTTGAATTGAAGCAGCAGTGGAGCGACCTCAGTCGCTACAGTTGGCTGGTAGATACGGGGAACACCGTGACGGTTCGAGCTCGCTTTTTCCACCCGGGACGTGGTCAGCGCAATTTCATTCTGGATCGGGTTCGGCTGCAGGGTCAATGGGGCAAGATCATTCCCGAAACGGAGCATACCTTTCTCTACGAAATCCAGGTCAACGGTACCACCGAGATCAAACCGTGGTTGCGAAGTTTTGGCTCAAGCTGTGAAATCATCGCACCGCAGAGACTACGCCAGGAGATGATTCAGGAATGGAAGGAGATTGCGGAATATTATGAACCTGTTCGAGAAGATGTTCAATTACCAGATGATGACCCGACTGAATGAAACCGGACTGTTCACCTGGACCTCACAGGAACGGGCCTGGCTACGCATGATGCTGAATCACCCTGCGGCTAGAGAAGCGCTGAGCGCGGTAACGCTGGATAAAATGCACAACATGCTGAACGATGAACAG
Protein-coding sequences here:
- a CDS encoding WYL domain-containing protein, with the translated sequence MAKESFDKEIQFLRMLSLTSGAYTRKQYAERLGISVHTFDKTNRRLKEIMQSVTDQRSGTEASREMADLVRFQYGESAEPMLLFLFRAKSMKETEVQRLSVLLHTLQNTALTAMELLDACCADLPEDLALPDEKTIRSDLKYLEEVGVIRKEPGGRPYRYALEQDVLTELTVDEQLELYDFVDMMANTQVPSVQGYLLRDSLKKAIIASYPQDEATEPYIYKYHYYSRILDEAHLYTLLSAIRQRKRVQFLYYSPKKPSSYSSQNTNPRFERETGGRSNRIVPLEVVYDHQYGRWYVIGFQGRRGFVKFRMEGITQLEEQDSVDEEYMVELKQQWSDLSRYSWLVDTGNTVTVRARFFHPGRGQRNFILDRVRLQGQWGKIIPETEHTFLYEIQVNGTTEIKPWLRSFGSSCEIIAPQRLRQEMIQEWKEIAEYYEPVREDVQLPDDDPTE